Proteins encoded by one window of Aphidius gifuensis isolate YNYX2018 linkage group LG2, ASM1490517v1, whole genome shotgun sequence:
- the LOC122848535 gene encoding trafficking protein particle complex subunit 1 isoform X1 — translation MTIHNLYIFSRTGVLLHYAEWNRQNKSGITNEEVTTDESKLMYGMLFSIKSFVNKISPLDPKEGFLYYKTSKYTLHYLETPTGLKFVLNTDNQSQNVRELLQQLYSQVYLEYVVKNPICPMNEPIQSELFKLKVDELMKKSPIFLNRSL, via the exons ATGACAAttcacaatttatatatattttctcgaACAGGTGTATTGCTCCATTATGCCGAATGGAACAGACAAAATAAATCAGGCATCACAAATGAGGAGGTAACTACTGAT gaatcaaaattaatgtatGGTATGTTATTTTCCATCAAAtcatttgtcaataaaatatcacCGTTGGATCCAAAAGaaggttttttatattacaaaacaAGTAAATATACCTTGCATTATTTAGAAACACCTACTGGTCTTAAATTTGTACTCAACACTGATAATCAATCACAAAATGTCAGAGAATTACTTCAACAATTATATAGCCAg gtCTACTTGGAGTATGTTGTTAAAAATCCAATTTGTCCAATGAATGAACCAATTCAAAGTGAATTATTTAAGTTAAAAGTTGATGAACTTATGAAAAAATcaccaatatttttaaatagatcattataa
- the LOC122848535 gene encoding trafficking protein particle complex subunit 1 isoform X2, which translates to MTIHNLYIFSRTGVLLHYAEWNRQNKSGITNEEESKLMYGMLFSIKSFVNKISPLDPKEGFLYYKTSKYTLHYLETPTGLKFVLNTDNQSQNVRELLQQLYSQVYLEYVVKNPICPMNEPIQSELFKLKVDELMKKSPIFLNRSL; encoded by the exons ATGACAAttcacaatttatatatattttctcgaACAGGTGTATTGCTCCATTATGCCGAATGGAACAGACAAAATAAATCAGGCATCACAAATGAGGAG gaatcaaaattaatgtatGGTATGTTATTTTCCATCAAAtcatttgtcaataaaatatcacCGTTGGATCCAAAAGaaggttttttatattacaaaacaAGTAAATATACCTTGCATTATTTAGAAACACCTACTGGTCTTAAATTTGTACTCAACACTGATAATCAATCACAAAATGTCAGAGAATTACTTCAACAATTATATAGCCAg gtCTACTTGGAGTATGTTGTTAAAAATCCAATTTGTCCAATGAATGAACCAATTCAAAGTGAATTATTTAAGTTAAAAGTTGATGAACTTATGAAAAAATcaccaatatttttaaatagatcattataa
- the LOC122848536 gene encoding E3 ubiquitin-protein ligase RNF19A-like, with protein MAKESESVAGGCNASSPRPRRLFARFSLRRLLYASPLIGRRIARASNSNRNSTKGKDSTNSKTPDVEKGDVKVTTNNPSHCQFHNSELQRTSSKSSGISTAGKSCENGLLECPLCLAELSYDSFPVIQSCHHRSCYDCFQQYLRMEISESRINIACPECSEPIHPNDIRMILNDQTQLEKYEDFMVRRVLAVESDVRWCPAPDCCFAVIASGCASCPKLRCERPGCDSYFCYHCKARWHPNQTCDAARAQRAQHYERSSSLSFSQTDSQHRDDIKPCPRCQILIVKMDDGSCNHMTCAVCGAEFCWLCMKEISDLHYLSPSGCTFWGKKPWSRKKKILWQLGTLVGAPVGIGLIAGIAVPAMIIGIPVWVGRKLYTRYELANKHKRNALIAGGVAASVLVSPILAGLAVGIGVPILLFYVYGVVPVSLCRSGGCGVTTNGSGVRFDFDDENELMGTLSGINVGDTASIDVTSHRGGNPSIGEASLSLGSGSQLEKLGRENDRESASNVALAGTSLAGSIASSVLPCGQKLEVQADIASSQRFSLCSETASAATSLSEKSVNASIAADDGGASTRALAGSVLNFKIDGNSINSGSKSIDCEQIIISNCQMDSAGQAASLSSLEEIVPGLAKRARRRPTLDRQHSDSSSWTFCGEDAASERVRFDDHVSFIEADQEPAIVSSTTRGQERSTRKKKNKENDTDIEMQKPRCSNDDDSTSDDGSRERVNVAALRNVFFHNSATCGEKRLPVIEEPSSSANLITSTTPTTALILTSVINNEAIDAISIVDEKSHS; from the exons atggcCAAAGAAAGTGAATCAGTTGCTGGAGGATGCAATGCATCATCACCAAGGCCAAGGCGATTATTTGCAAGATTTTCATTAAGAAGATTATTGTATGCAAGTCCATTGATTGGTCGAAGAATTGCAAGAGCATCAAATTCTAATCGTAATAGTacaaaag gCAAAGATTCAACAAATAGTAAAACACCAGATGTTGAAAAGGGTGATGTAAAAGTGACCACCAATAATCCAAGTCATTGTCAATTTCATAATTCAGAATTACAAAGAACATCTAGTAAAAGTTCTGGTATTTCAACTGCTGGAAag agTTGTGAAAATGGTTTATTGGAGTGTCCTCTGTGTTTAGCTGAATTGTCATACGACTCATTTCCAGTAATACAGTCTTGTCATCATCGAAGCTGTTATGACTGTTTCCAGCAATATCTTAGAATGGAAATATCTGAGTCACGTATTAATATTGCGTGTCCAGAGTGTTCTGAGCCAATTCATCCCAATG atATTCGTATGATACTTAATGATCAAACACagttggaaaaatatgaagatTTTATGGTAAGAAGAGTACTTGCTGTTGAATCAGATGTAAGATGGTGTCCAGCACCAGATTGTTGTTTTGCTGTTATTGCAAGTGGTTGTGCATCATGTCCAAAATTAAGATGTGAAAGACCTGGTTGTGATTCGTATTTTTGTTATCATTGTAAAGCAAGATGGCATCCAAATCAAACTTGTGATGCTGCAAGAGCTCAAAGAGCACAACACTATGAAAGAAGTTCTTCATTGAGTTTTAGCCAAACTGATTCACAACAta gaGATGATATCAAACCATGTCCAAGATGTCAAATACTCATTGTCAAAATGGATGATGGCAGTTGTAATCATATGACTTGTGCTGTTTGTGGTGCTGAATTTTGCTGGTTGTGTATGAAAGAAATTAGTGATCTACATTATTTaag tcCATCTGGATGCACGTTTTGGGGTAAAAAGCCTTGgtcaagaaaaaagaaaatactatGGCAATTGGGTACACTGGTTGGTGCACCTGTTGGTATTGGTTTAATTGCTGGAATTGCTGTTCCAGCTATGATAATAG GAATTCCAGTTTGGGTTGGCAGGAAATTGTATACACGATACGAATTAGCAAATAAACACAAAAGAAACGCCTTAATTGCCGGAGGTGTAGCAGCATCg gTACTAGTATCTCCAATACTTGCTGGTCTTGCTGTTGGTATTGGTGtaccaattttattattttatgtttacgGTGTTGTACCGGTGTCACTATGCAGAAGTGGAGGATGTGGTGTAACAACAAATGGCTCTGGTGTTAGatttgattttgatgatgaaaatgaattaatgGGTACCCTGAGTGGTATAAATGTTGGAG ataCAGCATCTATTGATGTTACAAGTCATCGTGGTGGTAATCCATCAATTGGTGAAGCATCATTGTCACTTGGTAGTGGAAgtcaattagaaaaattaggACGTGAAAATGATCGTGAAAGTGCAAGTAATGTTGCACTTGCTGGTACAAGTTTAGCTGGTAGTATTGCATCAAGTGTATTACCATGTGGACAAAAATTAGAAGTACAAGCTGATATTGCATCAAGTCAAAGATTTAGTTTATGTAGTGAAACAGCATCAGCAGCAACAAGTCTATCTGAAAAATCAGTAAATGCATCAATTGCTGCTGATGATGGTGGTGCATCAACACGAGCACTTGCTGGTTCAgttcttaattttaaaattgatggaaattcaataaatagtGGTAGTAAGTCTATTGATTGTgaacaaattataatatcaaattgtcaaaTGGATTCTGCTGGACAAGCTGCATCACTGAGTTCATTGGAAGAAATTGTTCCTGGTTTGGCTAAAAGAGCAAGAAGAAGACCGACATTAGATCGTCAACACAGTGATTCAAGTAGTTGGACATTTTGTGGTGAAGATGCTGCATCTGAAAGAGTTCGTTTTGATGATCATGTTAGTTTTATTGAGGCTGATCAAGAACCTGCCATTGTTTCTTCTACTACTAGAGGACAAGAAAgatcaacaagaaaaaaaaaaaataaagaaaatgatacTGATATTGAAATGCAAAAACCtag atgttCAAATGATGATGACTCAACATCTGATGATGGATCTCGTGAAAGAGTTAATGTTGCTGCACttagaaatgttttttttcataattcagCAACGTGTGGAGAAAAAAGATTGCCTGTGATTGAAGAACCAAGCTCAAGTGCCAACCTTATAACTTCCACAACACCAACTACTGCACTCATTCTTACATCAGTTATTAACAACGAGGCAATTGATGCTATTAGCATTGTCGATGAAAAATCACACAGCTAA
- the LOC122848537 gene encoding uncharacterized protein LOC122848537: MSDSEDTDASGAAEWPVTPITKEWLENMLTAHHGNGSIINVDDFNISPGCTTGESVLSDILAVNVDYTLNSDDAKRKLSVMVKLLPQDPYNRFFVTEAQFDLREIKFYTQVVADLEAFQKKQLSSTDRAIIELPIAKCIHAHYKPAGGTEDTPEPPESFLVLENLRTRGFEGAEFSRGLTLRQTEAALSAIACLHALSLTLKVKENKSLSERYPFLFQTAKATDSYQMLVERGLPQLARFLERRPGLEAVLEALLALRPKTKEIISSLLAPENPLALITHTDFWCNNLLFKFDDDENCKCVILDWQMVTYSRPTNDIALLLVSSVPTELRRRNTAGLLDKYWETLNNTCHSLGLDIHEELGYTRQDLDADYRRSQLLALLLCIGSVDVAFGDPLTEQRLIDVLEDLHNDGVLNLETIDVAK, encoded by the exons atgtctGACAGTGAAGATACAGATGCTTCTGGTGCAGCGGAATGGCCAGTGACACCAATAACAAAAGAATGGCTTGAAAATATGTTAACAGCACATCATGGTAATGgatcaataataaatgttgatgattttaatattagtCCAGGATGTACTACTGGTGAATCAGTGCTCAGTGATATTCTTGCTGTCAATGTTGATTATACATTAAATTCTGATGATGCCAAACGTAAATTAAGTGTCATGGTTAAATTGCTTCCTCAAGATCCATACAATCGTTTTTTTGTAACTGAAGCACAATTTGATCTtcgtgaaattaaattttatactcag GTTGTAGCAGACTTGGAAGCATTCCAAAAAAAGCAATTGTCTTCAACTGATAGAGCAATCATTGAACTTCCAATAGCAAAATGTATCCACGCCCATTATAAACCAGCAGGAGGTACTGAAGATACACCAGAACCACCAGAATCATTTTTAGTACTTGAAAATCTTCGTACTCGTGGTTTTGAAGGTGCTGAATTTTCACGTGGTTTAACATTGAGACAAACTGAAGCTGCATTAAGTGCAATAGCATGTCTTCATGCATTATCATTAACTTTAAaagttaaagaaaataaatcattgtcTGAACGTTatccatttttatttcaaacagcAAAAGCAACTGATTCTTATCAAATGTTAGTTGAACGTGGTTTACCACAATTAGCACGTTTTCTTGAACGTCGACCTGGTCTTGAAGCTGTACTTGAAGCATTATTGGCACTTAGACCAAAAACCAAAGAAATTATATCATCATTACTTGCACCAGAAAATCCACTTGCATTAATAACACACACCGATTTTTggtgtaataatttattatttaaatttgatgatgatgaaaattgcAAATGTGTTATACTTGATTGGCAAATGGTTACTTATAGTAGACCAACAAATGACATTGCATTATTACTTGTTAGTTCTGTACCAACTGAATTAAGAAGAAGAAATACTGCTGGATTATTGGATAAATATTGggaaactttaaataatacttgTCATTCACTTGGTCTTGATATTCATGAAGAACTTGGATATACTAGACAAGATCTTGATGCTGATTATCGACGTTCACAATTACTTGCATTATTACTTTGTATTGGTTCAGTTGATGTTGCATTTGGTGATCCACTTACTGAACAAAGACTCATTGATGTACTTGAAGATCTTCATAATGATGGGGTTCTTAATCTTGAAACAATTGACGTTGCAaagtag